TCGCCTGCGGTCGGGATCTCGAGCCTGTTCATGGCTGACGTTCTGAGCGAGGCCGCCGCCGTCAGCGCCGGCGGATCTTCGACATCGGTCGAGATGTCGCGCAGCATCGGCAAGGTGGCGATCTGATAGGCGACGAAGCCGAACGGGGCGAGCACCGCCAACCCCAGCAGGGCACCGAAGGTCAGGTCGTGCCCGCCGCGGTCGCCGAATTTCCACAGCCGCGAAAAGGCAAAGCCGGACAACAGCAACGCGAAAGCGGCGAGCAGGGCGACGATGCCGAGCACCCAGAAGAAAGCAGTGGTGTCGACCAGGCCGCGGCGATGGCCAAGAACCACTGTTATCAGCAGCACCGCCGCAAACGACGACATGCCCCGCGAAAGCCCTGCCGAACGCGTGGTGCGCACCTCATGATATCTCGTCTGGAACTCAGCCATGGAACCCCGTTACCCACCAGCATATATGGCAGCATTGCCGTCCCCACGGCAGCGGTCGCTGCCAGGGCAAACTAGAGGGTTTCCGGCTCCGGTTGAAGCGGAAAGGCGGCTCGTGCCCCCTTCCCGCACATGAACTTGCCTACACTGCTGTGTCCGTCGGCAGGCGGTAGTCCCTGAACGTCTCGCGCAGCGCCGTCTTCAGGATCTTGCCGGTCGCCGTATGGGGGATCTCGTCGACGAAAGCGACGTCGTCGGGCATCCACCACTTGGCGACCTTGCCGTCAAGGAACGCCAGTATGTCGGTTTTTTCCGGCTCCTTGCCCTGCTTGCGCACGATCACCATCAGCGGACGCTCTTCCCAGCGCGAGTGCCTGACCCCGATCACCGCCGCCTCCTGAACGTCAGGATGTCCCACCGCCAGGTTTTCGAGCTCGATCGAGGAAATCCACTCGCCACCCGACTTGATCACGTCCTTGGAGCGGTCGGTAATCTGCATGTAGCCATGTTCATCGATATGGGCGACGTCGCCGGTGTCGAACCAGGCGTCGGCATCGAACTGCTCGGCACTGGCGCCACCGAAATAGGCGCCGGATACCGCTGGGCCGCGCACCTTCAGCCGGCCGAAGGTCTTGCCATCCCAGGGCAGCTCGTTGTTGTCGTCGTCGGTGATCTTCATCTCGACGCCGAAGGGCGTGTAGCCCTGCTTCTGCTGGATGTTCAGCCTGTCGTCGCCCTCGAGCTCGTCATATTCGGGCTTGATGGTGCACAGCGTGCCGAGCGGCGACATTTCCGTCATGCCCCAGGCGTGAATGACCTCGACGCCGTAGTTGCGTTCGAACTTCTGCGTCACCATGCGTGGGCAGGCCGACCCGCCGATCACCACCTTGTTGAGATGCGGCAGCTTCTTGCCGGTTTCCTCCAGGTGCTGAAGCAGCATCAGCCAGACGGTCGGCACGGCCGCGGTGAAGGTGACGCGTTCGCTGTCGAGCAACTCGTAGATCGACGCGCCATCCATTTTGCCGCCGGGCATGACCAGCTTGGCGCCGACCATCGGCACGCTCTGGGCCAGCCCCCAGGCATTGGCATGGAACATCGGCACCACCGGCAGGACGACGTCGCGCACCGAAATGCCCATGGCGTCAGGCATCACAGCGATCATCGCATGCAGCACGTTGGAGCGGTGGCTGTAGACGACGCCCTTGGGATCGCCCGTCGTGCCCGAGGTGTAGCACATGCCGGCCGCCGCATGTTCGTCGAGCGCCTTCCAGACAAAGTCGCCATCGGCTTCGGCCAGCCACTCTTCATAGGCGACGACATCAGGCAGCGCCGTCGGCGGCAGATGGGCGGCATCGGTCAGGACGACGATGCGCTTGAGCGACGGCACCATCGGCGCGATCTTTTCGACCAGCGGCATGAAGGTCAGGTCAACGAACAGCGCCTGGTCCTGGGCGTGGTTCATGATCCAGACGAGCTGCTCGGGGAAAAGCCGCGGATTGAGCGTGTGATAGACGGCACCCATGCCCATGGTGCCGTACCAGGCCTCCATATGCCGCGCCGAGTTCCATGCCAGGGTGGCGATACGGTCGCCGAGCTTGTAGCCGTCGCGCTCCAGCCGTTGCGCCACCTTGAGCGAGCGCGTGCGCAGTTCGGCAAAATTGGTGCGGACAATCGGCCCCTCGATCGATCGCGACACGATCTCCCGGTCCGGATGCTGCCGTGCGGCGTGGTCAATGATCTTGTGGCACAGCAGCGGCCACTCCTGCATCAGTCCGAGCATGTGGATCCTCCCAGATCTTGTCTGGCCATTCTGGGCGCAATAGCCGGATTGTCCAGCCTGACCATGGGAAAGCCAAGCCGGCAAAGCCAGCGGCCATATTGCGGCCACGGTCCCGGTTAACCTTTGTTACCGGCTGGCGGGATTGGTAAGATATTGTGAGGGATCACATGGATACGCATCCCCGCGCGGAGGACGAAAGCCTGCCGCAGCATGAAGCGCCATCACAGGAACCGGAAGCTCA
The nucleotide sequence above comes from Aminobacter aminovorans. Encoded proteins:
- a CDS encoding fatty-acid--CoA ligase, with translation MLGLMQEWPLLCHKIIDHAARQHPDREIVSRSIEGPIVRTNFAELRTRSLKVAQRLERDGYKLGDRIATLAWNSARHMEAWYGTMGMGAVYHTLNPRLFPEQLVWIMNHAQDQALFVDLTFMPLVEKIAPMVPSLKRIVVLTDAAHLPPTALPDVVAYEEWLAEADGDFVWKALDEHAAAGMCYTSGTTGDPKGVVYSHRSNVLHAMIAVMPDAMGISVRDVVLPVVPMFHANAWGLAQSVPMVGAKLVMPGGKMDGASIYELLDSERVTFTAAVPTVWLMLLQHLEETGKKLPHLNKVVIGGSACPRMVTQKFERNYGVEVIHAWGMTEMSPLGTLCTIKPEYDELEGDDRLNIQQKQGYTPFGVEMKITDDDNNELPWDGKTFGRLKVRGPAVSGAYFGGASAEQFDADAWFDTGDVAHIDEHGYMQITDRSKDVIKSGGEWISSIELENLAVGHPDVQEAAVIGVRHSRWEERPLMVIVRKQGKEPEKTDILAFLDGKVAKWWMPDDVAFVDEIPHTATGKILKTALRETFRDYRLPTDTAV
- a CDS encoding DUF1499 domain-containing protein; this translates as MAEFQTRYHEVRTTRSAGLSRGMSSFAAVLLITVVLGHRRGLVDTTAFFWVLGIVALLAAFALLLSGFAFSRLWKFGDRGGHDLTFGALLGLAVLAPFGFVAYQIATLPMLRDISTDVEDPPALTAAASLRTSAMNRLEIPTAGERTLQAQSYPLVAGRRYDLSLDQVLQSVSAVLARQGWEIVVPPPAADKAAGEVDIEAVARTFILALPSDVAIRLVDDGDSTFVDMRSASRYGRHDLGENAGRITGFLAELDQEIASQAGTATTATPEQ